The Primulina eburnea isolate SZY01 chromosome 18, ASM2296580v1, whole genome shotgun sequence genome segment CGCGGACCTTCGCCTGCCGTCGATAACTTTCAGCAGCGATCTACGGATTTCCTTTTCCAATCCCCAAGATATTCTGTTCTTTTTGGTGGGGAAGAACCTGGAAATCGACAAACAAACGACTTTTCATCAGGGATTTAACTACACAAAAATGGGGTGGGGGTATCAACTAGTATCATGTGTCGCTTCGCTCGATTGAACGTGCACCAGTTTTGAGGGGATGGAATAAAGATGATTTCTCACGCCtgatttgattatttttttttaattataattcgaaacatcgtctcaaattaagtttaaaatattattttaataataataattgttatTTGGGAATAATTGGAAAAGACGCAGTTAGTATTAATGAAGTTACCTATATCCAGGGATGAAAAATTTCTGATAGGCTTCGGTGGCATGGACCATTTGCTGTGCTAGCAATTCAAAAATGGCTCTCCCATCAGAATAGCTGCTTCCAAACGTCACTCTTGTTATTACATCTCTCACTATCTTCTGGAACCAATCAGAAACATCCACTTCAACCTTGCCGGAATCCGACATTTTTTCCGGCCAACTCACCAACGCATCTTCTATGCTTTTTCCCATCAAGGGCACCATCATCTGTTAATATTCGACGTCatgtttaaataaatattaaaatttttttacgTATTTTTTTAATCGGTTTTTGATCGATTTAAATGGATCAAGCTAATTGGAAAGATGtatgtacttgttttcttgatgatatatataataaaataatctcAAGGTTCtagtatttaagctaaatactAGATCAGTACTACTTTTTCTTTTCTATTTGTTTGTTGGTTTGTTATTCCTTGTTCAATCACGATTACTAAAAGCTAAAGTAAATCGTAATTAAGTGAATCTTggtgattatttttaataattacctTGAGATTTTCTGTGTGGAAAGTTGGTTGGATGATCTTTCTGTGGTGAGCCCATTTCTCTCCTTTGAGACTCAACAAGCCGTCGCCTTCGATCTTCCTCACTAACGCTGGCGACTCGTTTTTCTCGAACAACTCCGATTTCAGGACGAAGATTTCTCTGATAAGGGCTGGATCAGAAAGTGTCACACGAGGTGTTGGTCCAAACCATACAAGAAACATCGAGCCTGCAGCCATGTAAATAAaaacttttattattaattaggGTTTATCTTaagtaaatcatatatatatatataaacatatgtgtgtgtgtatataatatatatcatCAAAGATTAAGTATATCGGTGTTTACCAAAAGTGGTAGCACAAAAAAGAAGTGATGGATTCATCATTTTGTCTAAAGAAAATGGATAGTGTAGACCCTACAGAAACACACTCAGAAACACACAATGATCCTCACACCAACTTTCTTGAATAAGTAATTAATGTGTGCAATGTATGGAAGGGAAAACAAAATGTTAAAACAAATTTCCAACAAAGTAAAAAGTAAAACAGAAAGACAAGATTTTTTGAGGCATGAAATGATGCAAAAGAAGGAGAGGAAACAAGATTAAGTACCATATATTTTCTTCCAATGGTGATAGAAAGAGAGAACTCTCGGCAGTATATTGTGGGAGAAAGGCATAGATTGAGTTGAAGCAATCAAATTCAAGCTAGAAATCTCCTTCATGTTTCCCAGCAAAAGTTGATATTTTGGACCCTTAATCCCTTGCTTCATGAAATGACTCCCGATTTTTCTTGGTGTCCACCATACATGAACCACGATCTTCAGCACAAAAACCAGCAAAATACATGAGATCAGAAGTGACCCGAAGAAATTAAGATTGTAATAATCTCCcatgatttaaaattttcttgattcGGGATTTCTCGAGGGTGACGGAGAATGAAGAATATTGTTTTGGCCGGTTGGCTGGATTGTGTTTGGTTTTATACAGAGATGGGAAAAGTGGAGGTTTCTTGTTTTTGTATGGGACAATGGGATGAAGATGGGCTTAAACTAAGGCTGAGGGAAGAAGCATTAATATTCttctttttatttgaaaattttgaaaaatacttAAAGGTCAACTATTTGAGCAAATGAGGTGTCATTTTGTGTGTGTTTACAGAATTGCCCCCCATcgatttttcttaattattatttatttttctcgatatatatatatatatatgtatatatatatatgtatatatatattgtacgTAGGCACATAATAAATGAGACATGCATTGATGTGGGCTGTGGCCAGTGCTATCGATCATGTTATGTTGTCTACAAACAGTACTTTGGCCAacctgaaaatttagattttaaatcgATGTAGATCCCGGCTTTCTAACTGAGTCCAACTTATGCCGACGTTCAAACTTCAGTTCTCCGATTTTTCGAGCCAGATCGATCGTTTTCAATTCGTCGCAAGATATAGGCTGGATTTCGTAGTTTTTGGATTTCTTTTCGCCTACGGACTCGAAAGCGATGCTTGATTTGAGGGTCGTGTAGTCGAGCCTCGATGTTTATATTTcgcaaaaaatatatatatatgtaaattttgaaaGAGAAGAAAGTTTGTTTTAGTCCAGTGACATATTCAATTTTGTGTTTTGGTCTACCAAAATTTCAAAGTATAGTTTTGGTAgagtaacttttaatttttggTTGTTTTGGTTAAATCGTTGACGTTGCATTAGAAAATTGATGATGTGATATCTTAGAATTTTAACATGACGTTGAGAATTGATAATGTGACATCAAATATCGATGACTTATCAAATGTCATATCAGAAATTGATCCAAAATTAAAAGTTAATGtaacaatttttaaaatattagagaACTTAGACATTAATCTATGTTATAGAGGCATAAATAAATGATCATTCGgaatataatttataattaagGAAAAAATAAATGTCATCATGAAATATTATGTGACTGATAGTGAAGTTGTCTGCTGAAGTGTTGCTATCAATTTGGGATCAACGCCAAAGGGTAGAATAAGTGGTCGAACATCTAAAAACGAGCAATTAATTTTtgtcaaataattttttaaaaatttcaacaatatatattttacgagtaggtctcttatgagacggtctcacaaatatttatctgtgagacggatcaatcctaccgatattcacaataaaaagtaataatattccacacgtgagaccgtttcacacaaataTTTGCAATATTTTATATACTCTACTATACTCAGTTATCTGTTTTGAAATATGTTAAATCTTAATATCAAGTTAGTTTTTATATGGATTCACATCCCTAAGACAATATCCTTTTATATATCttcaagcaaaaaaaaaaaatagtctgGTTCACTAATCTTTTATATTTCCGATTTTGGTAAAGtaactttgattttttttttaaaattctagtTTTGTCCGAACGTTAACATAACATCAGAAAATGTTACTGTGGTGCCAACAAATGCAGGAAATTGAAATTTAGTGCCCCAAaaccaaaattttataaattaatgaaTTAAAACCCAAAACTCTCCTAAAATACTGACTTCTCCACATTATAAAAGGGAAATATATTACTCTATATCAAATTTTGGAGAATAAATATAATACAGAATTCAACCCccgtaatatttttttttaaaaaaaggaaatATAACTATCTATATACGTCATGATCATGATGTGCAATATTTTTAATGCTAAAAACAAGCACCATGATGactcattcttttattttatataatataatatatagtatataatataatatatagtaTAATTATTGGTTATATAATCTTTTCAAAAAACAAGTGCATAAAAAGATCATATAATATTTTTAGATATATCTTGTTATAATGGGTGTATGATTGTGAGAAATAATAGCTTAGGCACATGCATATTTGACCCTAGCTAGCTACTTTATTAGGgattttaattggaaattaattatataagagacataaaattaaaatatattctcTATTTGTAAAACCAAAGGGGCTCGAGATAATTTTGTCTGTATTTCCTTTCGATGGATTGATATATCTGCCCATCATTTTCACTAATGCCCTTCACAAGTTATGATTTTATGCCTAAATTAGTCTGCCCCCGCTTATTAAATTCAATGACTAGAAGCTGCACACCTACCGGAACAAAGACGCGCAGATCTT includes the following:
- the LOC140820265 gene encoding cytochrome P450 734A1-like; translated protein: MGDYYNLNFFGSLLISCILLVFVLKIVVHVWWTPRKIGSHFMKQGIKGPKYQLLLGNMKEISSLNLIASTQSMPFSHNILPRVLSFYHHWKKIYGSMFLVWFGPTPRVTLSDPALIREIFVLKSELFEKNESPALVRKIEGDGLLSLKGEKWAHHRKIIQPTFHTENLKMMVPLMGKSIEDALVSWPEKMSDSGKVEVDVSDWFQKIVRDVITRVTFGSSYSDGRAIFELLAQQMVHATEAYQKFFIPGYRFFPTKKNRISWGLEKEIRRSLLKVIDGRRRSAGDSSGHASALSDECPNDLLEVMMRAAGDESPPLAVTPNDMVEECKTMFFAGLHTTSNLLTWTAVLLAMHPQWQEQAREEVLRVCGSREVPTKDDLAKLKTLAMILNESLRLYPPAVAVIRRAKADTQLGTLQIPRGTELLIPILAIHHDPTLWCHDVHEFNPARFAKGVAHAAKHPMAFMPFGLGTRRCIGQNLAILQAKLAIAIILQRFSFELSPGYQHSPSVLMLLHPQHGAPIVFRKL